Genomic DNA from Ananas comosus cultivar F153 unplaced genomic scaffold, ASM154086v1, whole genome shotgun sequence:
gcccaaggctaaccaactagattgtgtacaacaagtccccaggaatacaacttgatttcatatacaatcaaacaacgataatcgagagcacaaacagtgctataaacaacaagagcaagcgatacaagtaagcAGTATACAAGTATTCAAAacagagaaacttaactatttgagaCATCATTGAAACATTTaacctctttcgatatcatttaaactttaatcatttaatacaacttgcattctttcccaaaatgaaaatacatcatatactctccaaaacctcaccctatacaacatctactctcataaTGTAAGAACAGGGTGGaactaatgcaagtaggaaagtaagctatcaactgatactgctagggcgctaagcccttgccgcgatcctcccgctcagTCGTGGCGCTCGAGCTAGTACCTGCAACGAggatgtgagaactacgaatagttcccagtgggttcggccgccgactccgccgatctacccactaggtcttaagcaggcatagagagatatatatatatgcaatgtaTATAAAACTAAGCTGAACGGAAAGCAggtatatcaagctatgccttAATCTGATATCATGGATGTATGAGCAATAAATaaagctgggtaagtaagcaactatGAACATTTACATCAGCTATCGTAGTAAGCTATAAAACATGCTAATAGGAAAGCAAAGGAGCTAATATGAACAATGAATAGCTACTATAAACATCGATCATGGGTAAGACTCAatgggtaacccaatctccaagTGAACACAAGGTTCGCAAGTAAGGCTCACATGTCAACCGCCGAGGGATGCCTagctggactatccccgagtacgtctgcggataacaagcggctatccgagcagcaagcaggctacctctctagtgaccaactccgcagcgcacaacttgaggggagcaaccccaccaagcgcagacaggcaatgtgagcgtGATCAACTCACGAGCAACAACAaccctttgagggtaatatTAGCATAGATCAATaagttcttgtacccaatctcatagtgtctcaaccaTACTAATAAGATCATCTCAAGTAAACATCAAACATATGCCACTcagtcatagttttctaactagatgccactcgtcatttagactcatcaaCAATGTTAGTTCTTTAACATTATAAGTtctaatcatctcatatagggttgaATCTCATCGTTAAGCTCTATCATTTAATCTCATACATACTAGTTTATAATTCATTCAATCAACCATAtctatagctactagcatgcaactTGAAGCAATATAATTAATCTTTAATCCTATAAGaacatgcacaatatgcaattTGGTCGTATTTAAACATAGACATAATGAGtagcccgatgacttcgggatggcactcccccaccttaggtgatgccgaaaacactccgagacgcgctctcgtgctagtcttgtcgccgcttaatttttgTTGGGTTAGCTTCAACCCTATAGCACTTCCAATGGTGATATCTTCGCGCTCGATTttcgtatcgacgaaccgtctttgcctacgcgtttataagcataagaattaggtttctaacccctcaaaagagatcaaaccctaatatttgcAAAATTCCCAAAATCTAACCCTAGGGTTAGAATCCATGAGAAGCTATGGATTATGGCTTCaatgtgagctaaatccatgttctctaagctcattaggttctatttgaaccattaaaaccAACCAAACCTCATAAAAACCCAAGATACCATGGaaggggttgaggcttacctttagggtttgctccaagaatgaggtgaagaagagctcccaaaccttcttctccttcttctccttccttttcttcctctctttttccttctttttccttctcttttccttctctccttctatttggctagagagagagagctatgtgagagggagagagagagagagagagctaagtgAGAGGAAATGGCTGAGAGAGAAGGGTTTaagtcctctattgtaacaaaatgtcAAAAAGCCCCTCTATTCACCATTTTTCCAAAACAGTCCTGCTGTTCGTgtgcccttgtaccggtacacggaaccttgtaccggtacagggtctGGGTGACAGCAAAACAgagcgcaacccgagagcttgggttctcggtttcgcagagcttgtaccggtacaagccccttgtaccggtacaacacctgaagccctcaaacccgagagctacgcagcctgctgcgatggctgtaccggtacagccatcacccttgtaccggtatagccgcTCCAGAATGTTGTTTTAActtttgtttcggctccacttcacgccgatcgatgtcaaacccattccaacacctttagaactcattttttgctcttccaaattTGTCGGAAccccgaatggaacttgtccaaatcgtttagccgcccactttggcccatttggccaaagttagccaacgtcgtcgaatttcgatatcttacaggtctccccgacttgggaccggtccccgagagcttcagctcgggtcacgcgttcgggtactggtctctcccagagagaccggtcctcgggagaccggtccttgcctgagagaccggtccccgagagcaatatttccaggacttagccaaatttctggctttctcgctgggttcacgttcggggaccggtccctccctaccagggaccggtcgcctcaagcaaccccgcaacaccagcTGATGgaccgagagcagttttgctccagtgcaggtttcacactatttgctctcgcggactcgttttcaatgcacctttggtgattttaacatctttggcttttccaaagctcaccaacacgacccttggtcgattttacatgaagtctaactctcgtatttcgagaattcacttcctcacatcctcccctcctaaaaaggagtttcgtcctcgaaacgaattcattaatttaattaactcatacctcaacACATTTCCTCAAAGAGATGAGGATAGTGCACTTTCATGgtttcctcgagttcccacgtggcctcaCGATCGTCGTGATCGGTCGAACGaatcttcacatagggaatctcgcgatttctcAGCTTCCTcacttctcgagcaatgatcatcgccgggaactcttcatagctcaaatccTCTTGTAGATCCGGCGGGTCGTAAAACATAACGTGCTCAGAATCATGGACATACTTACGAAGGTTAGAAACGTGGAATACATCATGCACCCCCGCCagcttcggcggtaatgcaAGTCGGTATGCTACCGCTCCAACCCGTTCCAACACTTCGAAAGgcccaatatatcggggacttagcttttcCCTCACTCCGAAGCGTTTCACACCTCTCataggtgaaaccttcaagaaaatgcagtcacctaccgcgaattccaaatctctacggcgtttgtcagaatagctcttttgcctcgactgtgccgtaagtagcctctcgcgagcaagacggaccttctcttccgcctctcgcaataCGTCTGGGCCCAATGCCGCAggttcacctacatcgctccaacatataggagatcggcacttccgcccatacaggacttcgaacggtgccatcccaatactagcttggtaactgttgttgtaggtgAACTCGGCCATTCTTAAGTGGTCTGCCCAACTACCTTTGTAGTCAATGACatacgcccgcaacatatcctctagaatctgtatagtcctctctgactgtccatctgtctgaggatgaaacgcggtgctgaaatcgagtcgtgtgccaagtgctttctgcaggcttttccaaaagtgtgaagtaaaacgggggtctcgatctgacacgatcgacttcggaaccccgtgcaacctcacaacttcatccaagtatacctgcgccaacttgtcgcccgaccaggtggtgtgaatcggtagaaagtgtgccgacttagtcatacgatccacaatcacccagatcgcgtcgtggccacccgttgaacggggcaatccgaccacgaagtccatcgcgacattctcccatttccaaacgggaataggtaaactttggAGCTTTCTCGGTGAAAATCGGCGCTCAGTCTTCACTTGCTGGCATACTAAACACTGCGCTACATAGCGCCCAATATTcgctttcatgcccggccaccagtactgcatcttcagatcacggtacatcttggtgccgcccggatgAATACTATAAGGAGTCCGATGTGCTTCTTGTAAGATTAACTTCCGGACCTCCTCGTTTTTCGATacgcaccatcggtttcgaaaccgaagcgcaccctCGGCGTCTATACTGAAATCACCGCCGTGTCCACTCTCGATgtctcgccgcaccttttggagattgggGTCCGCAGGTTGCAAACTCTTCAtctgctccaacaaggtcggttggacaacgagagccgtAAGCATAGACGGGGTTTCCGGAGCTACCACCTCGAGATCCAATcgctccatctctctccacagTGGCTCCTGATGTGTGAGCAACATAGCAAGATTTTCTactgacttcctgctaagcgcgtcggccaccacgtttgctttttcggggtggtataggattgtAACATTGAAATCCTTAagcaattctaaccaccgccgttgtcgcatattaAGTTCCTTTTGTGTGAAAAGgtacttcagacttttgtggtccgtgtatatctcgcaacgcgcgccatacaagtagtgcctccataacttgagagcaaacactactgcggccaactctaaatcgtggacagggtagttcttctcataactcttcagctgacgggacgcgTAAGCGAGCACCTTCCCGCCGTGCATCTGAACATACCCTAACCCCGATTGtgacgcgtcgctatacaccacgaagtcttcatcttgcaccggtaaggcgagcaccggagtcgaagttaatctatccttcaattcttgaaaactccggtcacactcaCCGCTCCACACGAACTTGGTGCTTTTccgagtcagacgggtaagtggaccaacgatcttcgagaatccctccacgaaccgtctataataacccgctaaNcgagcaccggagtcgaagttaatctatccttcaattcttgaaaactccggtcacactcaCCGCTCCACACGAACTTGGTGCTTTTccgagtcagacgggtaagtggaccaacgatcttcgagaatccctccacgaaccgtctataataacccgctaaacccacgaagcttcgaacttccgtgacgttagtcgggcgaggccaatccttgatcgcctccactttcctcgggtcaacagatactcctCCCTCGAAaatgacatgcccaagaaatgcaacctctcggagccaaaagtcgcatttcttaaacttagcatacaacttctcctcccgaaggatttgaagcacgattctcaaatgctcggcatgttcctcgtcgctgCGCGAgtaaaccaagatgtcgtctataaagaccaCGACAAACCGGTCCAAATACTCTTTGAAGACACggtttgtaatataccgaaaattcaaaaaataaatgtcgaactttagtcaaattgaccaaagtgcgaggacggtacacttcggaaagtccgaaggtgttaaaatgattaaaagtgagttacgggaggttttcgagagctatagaatcaaaatctgcattctgcagttttgagctctcggggaccggtccctggtgggagagaccggtccccgaacgcgtatgaattgagacagccgaaaaatcggctaagtcctgagaaaccagctctcgggaaccggtccctccccgagagaccggtcccccagagaccggtcccaccagagagagaccggtcgcattgcgcacagcagctctggctgcgctgggagagctctcggagaccggtccctagtcggggagaccggtccccgagcccgaaatctgcccagtccaggcagttgaataaagtgaaagttgaggggtttatttgtattttggtaacccattgagtatagttagagggtaaatgagatatttctctcattttactccctctcccactctcatctctctatttctctctctagaagacaaagaaggagaagaagaagagaaggaaaagaaggaaaagaagaagaagaaagtggagaagaagctatttgagtgaagcaacttcatcttcttcctctctagggcaaggaaggagcaagcttagaggtaagctttgcctcTTCTCATGTTAAATTGCaagttagggtttggattagagtaaagatggtttttatagaatgtttagagtatttgaagcttttcttttgcttcttttgagatcaaggccatggaaatggtgaagcttgaggagagcttcatcacctctcatggtgaaatccaaactagggtttggagtgagctagaaatggttctaatggaccttttagagtagaatgaagctacttttgcttcccaatgagatcaaaccctaggttttgtatatgtaatggagctagggcaccaaattggggtatttgctcatggggattccTAAGTGAAATTAACCattcaaaaacctaattgggagtatttccgacgcgttggtgtgctcggattaacgttacgaaaagccgatgtaaagatataggcaaaatggcctaatttggcttcgttatgccgcaggtaaggAACGAGGAatctaaaaatctcaagaaagtcatcggagcacctagatagacctacaaggtgggtggtgcttctcaaacttattgaacttccctctatgcctaatgtgtcattcgaTTGAGCATATGCAcctatattgttgcatgcattttagggtaaagtaatgataaaatatgatgattgcatgattgtgagtacaacgtgtcacgccccgagaccgctaccaatttggtccggccccgggcgcgtcgaacagacgccgaacggacaggacctcccctgtccgtccaaggctaaccaacagatcatgtataagaatttatccaggaattcaattcataaatacacgatcaagaagcaccactagtgcaacaaccaagagcaagatacaagtatagaaacatatacaagtacataaagagagaagaggctatctattacattcatttgatttaatacattcaattacatctttacattcttccaaaataggAATACAATCACTCcgcctcaccctatacatcatctactctcaagtacaaaagggtgacggctaatacaaaagggaggtagctaatgcgactaagacgccgggcccttaccgcgatcctcacgctcccCGGGAgcacccgaactggaacctgtagtaaaatgggggNtcgacacgtagggagaattaactcacactacggacccgagaccgtctggcggggccaaataggcaatccctggcgtgaccaacatccggagcgcactacttgtgtggggcttccatcacaagatttaaacagaccgtgagcatgatccaatcctcatctcgaggataccctatcctctagggttacaatcatcatatagtccataggtttcacatacactattaactagatCGCCAATCGTCCGTTGGTtcgctatcgactagatgccactcattcatagtttactattgactagatgccactcgttcattgttcatcattttctctacattataggattcacaagactcgacccaatcctcaccaatCCTCTACATCCAGTATCCAATATTTGCTACAATATCATCAAGAaaggcataaggaaaggcaatgcataataatcctataatgcaacaaTATAAGATGCGGGGTcaaaatgtactaagacataggagggagcccgattacttcgggatggacaccacccacctcttggcgattgtaatacactgaatttttgcaaattgcgaaattcgagtgtgaggaatgatATGTGGAACCCTCCTACATGTTCAAAagggtttaaagatgtttacatataagtttgagagtgattggaatGTCGGaaacaagaaagtgcattgaaccgGCGAAAATCAgtttttttctgcttgctgtaccggtacagccattagcttgtaccggtacacaatgcagaaacgtggcagcttgggtatttcggtaatttcacatcttgatACCTATCTACTTGACCCAGCTCGACCCCAGGAGCTCTGTGGATGTTGCTGGAGACCAGAGAAAGCCTCtaccatcttcttctctctctctctctaagatttttctctctctacaacgaAGTCACCGTTTTGCACCGTTGTCGTCGCCGAGCTCGCCCTTCGCTGTTTGGGAGTGTTGCTGAGCCTTCGTGGACGTgtgagagagtattttggaCGGGTTTCCGCAGCTCTGGACCAGTTGttcactggttggaagcttaatagaggtaatcgactcactttcgccgttatcgacgttctattcgtCGAGTTGAGTAATGATTTCGGGTTTCTTGCTTCTTGCTGTGCTAggctgagatttcagcaattaaagttggattaattaactatgattaaacctccttagaccagggataagctactttgaagcttattaGAGATGTTTTGctatttatgaagctaaatcGGAACTTAATGCAATTGTTTGAGCGAATTGATACAAATTGAGAATTagttcttcgcagcaggtcttcgggCTTCGTCGAGCTGAATTTGTACTCTTGGAAGCTGGTTAGGAAGCTGTTCTAACCAAGGGTAAGTAGGAATTTcggttagaaaactgaatttgcaagattccgactatatttgctattatatgatgattttgatgtCGTGTTGGTGTTGATCGCAGCAGGAGTTCAACTGACCTTTGGGTCATCCTTGGTTGGCTTTGGGAAGCCTTTAGAAACTTAATtggaggtactaaagtgaaccaaaacAGCGATTTATGTTACTACTTGATACGAGATGTG
This window encodes:
- the LOC109704588 gene encoding uncharacterized protein LOC109704588, with product MRGVKRFGVREKLSPRYIGPFEVLERVGAVAYRLALPPKLAGVHDVFHVSNLRKYVHDSEHVMFYDPPDLQEDLSYEEFPAMIIAREVRKLRNREIPYVKIRSTDHDDREATWELEETMKVHYPHLFEEMC